The following are encoded together in the Pleurocapsa sp. FMAR1 genome:
- a CDS encoding Nif11-like leader peptide family natural product precursor produces MPAPQSVLNFFIAVLQDENLKSQFTKALGKEDTPAMVNLAKEHGYDFTANELRQELKYNTYVPAMPHIPVTVRDAMI; encoded by the coding sequence ATGCCAGCACCTCAATCAGTCCTTAATTTTTTTATCGCTGTTCTTCAAGACGAAAATTTGAAATCGCAGTTTACTAAAGCTCTGGGTAAAGAAGATACGCCAGCTATGGTCAATCTAGCTAAAGAACACGGATACGATTTTACTGCTAACGAATTACGCCAGGAGCTAAAATACAATACATATGTACCTGCAATGCCTCATATACCTGTGACTGTAAGGGACGCGATGATATAA